The following proteins come from a genomic window of Pseudomonas cichorii:
- the accD gene encoding acetyl-CoA carboxylase, carboxyltransferase subunit beta, which translates to MSNWLVDKLIPSIMRSEVKKSSVPEGLWHKCPSCEAVLYRPELEKTLDVCPKCNHHMRIDARARLNIFLDVEGRAELGADLEPVDRLKFRDSKKYKDRLVGAQKQTGEKDALISMSGTLLGMPVVVSAFEFSFMGGSMGAIVGERFVRAANYALENRCPMICFAASGGARMQEALISLMQMAKTSAVLARLREEGLPFISVLTDPVYGGVSASLAMLGDVIVAEPKALIGFAGPRVIEQTVREKLPEGFQRSEFLLNHGAIDMIIARSELRPRLGNLLAQMMNLPTPKFVAPVIEPVVVPPAPATV; encoded by the coding sequence ATGAGCAACTGGTTGGTAGACAAACTGATCCCTTCGATCATGCGTTCCGAGGTCAAGAAAAGCTCGGTTCCCGAGGGGCTTTGGCACAAATGTCCTTCCTGCGAAGCGGTGCTTTATCGCCCTGAGCTGGAAAAGACCCTGGACGTCTGCCCCAAGTGCAACCACCACATGCGTATTGACGCCCGTGCCCGCCTGAACATCTTCCTGGATGTCGAAGGCCGTGCCGAGCTGGGTGCCGATCTGGAGCCTGTGGATCGCCTGAAATTCCGCGACAGCAAGAAGTACAAGGATCGTCTGGTCGGTGCCCAGAAGCAGACCGGCGAGAAAGACGCCCTGATTTCCATGAGCGGCACCCTGCTGGGCATGCCGGTCGTGGTTTCCGCGTTCGAGTTTTCCTTCATGGGTGGTTCGATGGGCGCCATCGTGGGCGAGCGTTTCGTGCGTGCTGCCAACTATGCGCTGGAAAACCGCTGCCCGATGATCTGTTTCGCTGCTTCCGGCGGTGCCCGGATGCAGGAAGCCCTGATTTCCCTGATGCAGATGGCCAAGACCTCGGCTGTTCTGGCGCGTCTGCGTGAAGAAGGCCTGCCGTTCATTTCCGTACTGACCGACCCGGTCTACGGTGGTGTATCTGCCAGTCTGGCAATGCTGGGTGATGTCATCGTTGCCGAGCCGAAAGCTCTGATCGGTTTTGCAGGTCCCCGCGTCATCGAGCAGACCGTTCGCGAAAAACTGCCTGAAGGCTTCCAGCGCAGCGAGTTCCTGCTGAACCATGGCGCCATCGACATGATCATCGCGCGCAGCGAGCTGCGTCCGCGCCTGGGTAACCTGCTGGCTCAGATGATGAACCTGCCGACTCCCAAGTTCGTCGCGCCAGTTATCGAGCCAGTCGTCGTTCCACCGGCACCGGCCACTGTATGA
- a CDS encoding SPOR domain-containing protein — protein sequence MALLDKVFKQRMVGALVLIAVAVIFLPMLFTRQDEVRQVQVEAPAAPQAPVAPQVKVDPVPVPEPQILPQEPVPGEEDMSTASQLPPSMPIAPAPPVASAPAQAPAQATAPAPAPKPAKPAPATAPAAPAPATTAKAAPSGVDANGLSVSWSVQLASMSNRANADNLQKTLRAQGYNAYIRTADGVNRVFVGPLIERAEADRLRDQLDKQQKLKGIVVRFQPERG from the coding sequence ATGGCTTTGCTGGATAAAGTATTCAAGCAGCGAATGGTTGGCGCCCTGGTTCTGATTGCGGTGGCGGTCATCTTCCTGCCGATGCTGTTTACCCGTCAGGATGAAGTGCGTCAGGTGCAGGTTGAAGCACCTGCTGCGCCACAGGCTCCGGTTGCCCCGCAGGTCAAGGTGGATCCGGTGCCGGTTCCCGAGCCGCAGATCCTGCCTCAGGAGCCGGTACCCGGTGAAGAGGATATGAGCACTGCCAGCCAGTTGCCGCCTTCGATGCCGATCGCGCCTGCTCCGCCTGTCGCTTCTGCCCCGGCGCAAGCACCGGCGCAGGCAACAGCGCCTGCGCCAGCACCCAAGCCTGCCAAACCGGCTCCGGCCACAGCGCCTGCGGCTCCTGCTCCAGCAACGACTGCCAAGGCGGCGCCGAGCGGTGTCGATGCCAACGGGCTTTCGGTGAGCTGGTCTGTTCAACTGGCCAGCATGTCCAATCGCGCCAACGCCGATAACCTGCAAAAGACTCTGCGTGCCCAGGGCTACAACGCCTATATTCGTACCGCCGATGGTGTGAACCGGGTGTTTGTCGGACCGTTGATCGAGCGTGCCGAGGCCGATCGTCTGCGCGATCAGCTGGACAAACAGCAGAAACTCAAGGGTATTGTGGTGCGCTTTCAGCCAGAGCGTGGCTAA
- the purF gene encoding amidophosphoribosyltransferase, producing the protein MCGIVGIVGKSNVNQALYDALTVLQHRGQDAAGIVTSHEGRLFLRKDNGLVRDVFHQRHMQRLVGHMGIGHVRYPTAGSSTSAEAQPFYVNSPYGITLAHNGNLTNVEQLAKEIYESDLRHVNTSSDSEVLLNVFAHELAVRGKLQPTEEDIFAAVTDVHNRCRGGYAVVAMITGYGIVGFRDPDAIRPIVFGQRHTDEGVEYMIASESVSLDVLGFTLIRDLAPGEAVYITEDGKLFTRQCAANPKYAPCIFEHVYLARPDSIIDGISVYKARLRMGEKLADKILRERPDHDIDVVIPIPDTSRTAALELANHLGVKFREGFVKNRYIGRTFIMPGQAARKKSVRQKLNAIELEFRGKNVMLVDDSIVRGTTCKQIIQMAREAGAKNVYFCSAAPAVRYPNVYGIDMPSAHELIAHNRSTQDVADLIGADWLVYQDLTDLIEAVSGSKKIKIDNFDCSVFDGKYVTGDIDEHYLNRIEHARNDASKVKSQAVSAIIDLYNN; encoded by the coding sequence ATGTGTGGCATCGTCGGTATCGTCGGTAAGTCGAACGTCAATCAGGCGCTGTATGACGCGCTTACCGTCCTCCAGCACCGCGGCCAGGACGCTGCCGGTATCGTGACCAGTCATGAAGGCCGGTTATTCCTGCGCAAGGACAATGGTCTGGTGCGTGATGTGTTCCATCAGCGCCATATGCAGCGTCTGGTCGGGCACATGGGCATTGGTCATGTGCGTTACCCGACAGCGGGCAGCTCGACTTCGGCCGAAGCTCAGCCGTTCTACGTCAACTCGCCTTACGGCATCACGCTGGCGCACAACGGCAACCTGACCAACGTCGAGCAACTGGCAAAGGAGATTTACGAATCCGACCTGCGCCACGTCAACACCAGCTCCGACTCGGAAGTGCTGCTCAACGTCTTCGCCCATGAACTGGCCGTGCGTGGCAAGTTGCAGCCTACCGAAGAGGATATCTTCGCGGCCGTGACCGACGTGCACAACCGTTGCCGTGGCGGCTATGCCGTGGTGGCGATGATCACCGGTTACGGTATTGTCGGTTTCCGCGACCCTGACGCCATTCGTCCTATCGTGTTCGGCCAGCGTCATACCGACGAAGGCGTCGAGTACATGATCGCCTCCGAAAGCGTTTCCCTGGACGTGCTGGGCTTTACCCTGATTCGCGACCTGGCGCCGGGCGAAGCGGTCTACATCACTGAAGACGGCAAGCTGTTCACCCGTCAGTGTGCGGCCAACCCGAAATATGCCCCGTGCATCTTCGAGCACGTCTATCTGGCGCGCCCGGATTCGATCATCGACGGTATCTCTGTCTACAAGGCGCGTCTGCGCATGGGTGAGAAACTGGCGGACAAGATCCTGCGCGAGCGTCCGGATCACGATATCGACGTGGTCATCCCGATTCCGGACACCAGCCGCACCGCTGCGCTGGAACTGGCCAACCACCTGGGCGTCAAGTTCCGCGAAGGCTTCGTCAAGAACCGCTACATCGGTCGTACCTTCATCATGCCTGGTCAGGCTGCACGCAAGAAGTCCGTGCGCCAGAAGCTCAACGCCATCGAGCTGGAATTCCGCGGCAAGAACGTGATGCTGGTGGACGACTCCATCGTGCGCGGCACCACCTGCAAGCAGATCATCCAGATGGCTCGCGAAGCGGGTGCCAAGAATGTCTACTTCTGTTCGGCTGCGCCGGCAGTGCGTTACCCCAACGTCTACGGCATCGACATGCCGAGTGCTCATGAACTGATCGCCCACAACCGCTCCACCCAGGACGTTGCCGACCTCATCGGTGCCGACTGGCTGGTCTATCAGGATCTCACCGACCTGATCGAAGCGGTCAGCGGCAGCAAAAAGATCAAGATCGATAACTTCGACTGCTCGGTGTTCGATGGCAAATACGTTACCGGCGACATCGACGAGCATTATCTGAACAGGATCGAGCATGCGCGCAACGACGCTTCCAAGGTAAAAAGCCAGGCAGTGAGCGCTATTATCGATCTGTACAACAACTAA
- a CDS encoding phosphoribosylanthranilate isomerase, whose product MSAVRSKICGITRIEDALAAVEAGADAIGLVFYSKSPRAVNVQQARAIIAALPPFITTVGLFVNASRCELNETLDAVPLDLLQFHGDETPEECDGYHRPYIKALRVKAGDDIAAACRAYGKASGILLDTYVAGVPGGTGETFDWALIPDNLDKPVILAGGLTSANVAQAIAQVRPYAVDVSGGVEKSKGIKDRDKILAFMSAVHGA is encoded by the coding sequence ATGTCAGCCGTTCGCAGCAAGATCTGCGGGATTACCCGCATAGAGGATGCATTGGCCGCCGTCGAGGCGGGTGCCGATGCCATCGGGCTGGTGTTCTACTCCAAAAGTCCGCGGGCTGTGAACGTGCAGCAGGCGCGGGCTATCATTGCCGCCTTGCCGCCCTTCATCACAACTGTCGGTCTGTTCGTCAACGCCAGTCGTTGCGAACTCAACGAAACCCTGGATGCCGTACCCCTGGACCTTCTGCAGTTTCACGGCGATGAAACGCCTGAAGAGTGCGATGGCTATCATCGTCCCTATATCAAGGCGCTCAGGGTCAAGGCGGGTGACGATATCGCAGCGGCCTGTCGTGCCTATGGCAAGGCCAGCGGAATCCTGCTCGATACCTATGTGGCGGGTGTGCCTGGTGGTACGGGTGAAACCTTCGACTGGGCGTTGATCCCCGACAACCTGGACAAGCCGGTTATTCTGGCAGGCGGGCTGACTTCGGCTAACGTGGCACAAGCCATTGCCCAGGTCCGGCCGTATGCCGTCGATGTCAGTGGCGGGGTCGAAAAGAGCAAGGGCATCAAGGATCGCGACAAGATTCTTGCCTTCATGAGTGCGGTCCACGGCGCCTGA
- a CDS encoding aspartate-semialdehyde dehydrogenase: MSQSFDIAVIGATGTVGETIVQILEERDFPVGNLHLLASIESAGHSVPFRGKNVRVREVDAFDFSQVRLAFFAAGPAVSLSFASRAIAAGCSVVDLSGALPASQAPRLVPEVNGDLLVENAGPHLVSSPSASATALALALAPLRSVLDIVRINVTACLAVSTLGREGVAELARQTTELLNVRPLETRFFDRQMAFNLLAQVGAPDESGHVSLERRLVEEVRELLALPELKVSASCIQVPVFFGDSFSVSVQAAGPVDIAAVNELLDCAPGIELVDAGDYPTPVGDAVGQDVVYIGRVRGGIDDPEQLNLWVTSDNVRKGAALNAVQVGELLIKGYV, encoded by the coding sequence ATGAGTCAGTCCTTTGATATCGCCGTGATCGGTGCCACCGGTACTGTCGGCGAAACCATCGTCCAGATTCTGGAAGAACGCGATTTCCCGGTCGGCAATCTGCACCTGCTGGCCAGCATCGAATCTGCCGGCCATTCCGTGCCGTTCAGGGGCAAGAACGTTCGTGTGCGCGAAGTCGATGCGTTCGATTTCAGCCAGGTTCGCCTGGCATTTTTCGCCGCCGGTCCAGCCGTCAGCCTGAGTTTCGCTTCCCGCGCCATTGCCGCCGGTTGTTCGGTCGTGGATCTTTCCGGTGCGCTGCCTGCCAGTCAGGCGCCGCGTCTGGTTCCCGAGGTCAATGGTGACCTGCTTGTCGAGAATGCCGGACCGCATCTGGTGAGCAGCCCGAGTGCGTCGGCCACGGCGCTGGCGTTGGCACTCGCGCCTTTGCGCAGTGTCCTGGATATCGTGCGAATCAACGTCACAGCCTGTCTGGCTGTTTCTACGCTGGGGCGCGAAGGCGTTGCCGAGCTGGCACGCCAGACCACCGAGCTGCTGAACGTTCGCCCGCTGGAAACACGCTTCTTTGATCGGCAGATGGCTTTCAATCTGTTGGCGCAAGTCGGCGCGCCAGATGAGTCGGGCCATGTCTCGCTTGAGAGGCGGCTGGTGGAGGAAGTGCGCGAATTGCTGGCGCTGCCTGAACTCAAGGTGTCTGCCAGTTGCATCCAGGTGCCGGTTTTCTTTGGTGACAGCTTCAGTGTTTCGGTGCAGGCCGCAGGCCCGGTGGATATCGCGGCGGTCAATGAATTGCTCGATTGCGCGCCAGGTATCGAACTGGTCGACGCGGGTGATTACCCGACGCCGGTGGGGGATGCCGTAGGCCAGGACGTTGTTTATATAGGCCGTGTCCGTGGCGGAATAGACGATCCAGAGCAACTTAATTTGTGGGTTACTTCCGATAATGTTCGAAAAGGAGCCGCTTTGAATGCTGTGCAGGTTGGCGAATTGTTGATAAAAGGCTATGTGTAA
- the folC gene encoding bifunctional tetrahydrofolate synthase/dihydrofolate synthase, protein MIPATLGDWLAYLEQLHPSAIDMGLDRSRQVAQQLGLTRPAPRVITVTGTNGKGSTCAFVAALLQAQGLKVGVYSSPHLLRYNERVQVQGVEASDAELCKAFAAVEAARGDITLTYFEMGTLAAFWLFEQARLDAVVLEVGLGGRLDAVNLVDADLSLVTSIGIDHADWLGDSRESVAFEKAGIFREGRPALCGDLDPPAPLLEQADKLGCPLSLRGRDFDLTVTREAWNWRGRDKAGQMVELSGLPLLDLPMENAALALQAYLLLDMPWQAEVIHSALAGTRITGRLDRRVFQWQGKTLNLLLDVGHNPHAAQFLAQRMAQRPVVGKRLAVFGLLSDKDLDGVVSELVSSVQDWAVAPLPTPRTRPVAQLQSALQNLGAEVASYDSVALALEAQCARATADDEILLFGSFYCVAEALEWLARYTDEEAANGFAG, encoded by the coding sequence ATGATCCCTGCAACCCTGGGTGACTGGCTCGCCTATCTGGAGCAACTGCATCCTTCTGCCATCGACATGGGGCTGGATCGTTCGCGACAGGTGGCGCAGCAGTTGGGGCTTACCCGTCCTGCGCCCCGGGTAATCACGGTAACCGGCACCAACGGCAAAGGCTCGACATGCGCATTCGTCGCAGCCTTGCTTCAGGCCCAGGGTCTGAAGGTGGGTGTCTACAGTTCTCCGCATCTGCTGCGCTATAACGAGCGCGTGCAGGTGCAGGGCGTCGAAGCGTCCGATGCCGAGTTGTGCAAGGCCTTTGCCGCTGTCGAAGCGGCGCGTGGCGATATCACCCTGACTTATTTCGAGATGGGCACGCTGGCGGCTTTCTGGCTGTTCGAGCAGGCGCGCCTGGATGCCGTCGTGTTGGAAGTCGGCCTGGGCGGACGTCTGGATGCGGTGAATCTGGTGGATGCCGATCTTTCGCTGGTGACCAGCATCGGTATCGATCATGCCGACTGGTTGGGCGATAGCCGTGAGTCGGTCGCTTTCGAGAAGGCCGGTATCTTCCGTGAGGGCCGTCCGGCACTTTGCGGTGATCTTGATCCTCCTGCGCCATTGCTGGAGCAGGCGGATAAGCTAGGCTGTCCCTTGTCATTGCGTGGTCGCGATTTCGATCTGACCGTGACCCGTGAGGCGTGGAACTGGCGTGGTCGTGACAAGGCAGGGCAGATGGTCGAGCTTTCCGGTCTGCCTCTGCTGGATCTGCCCATGGAGAATGCTGCGCTGGCGCTTCAGGCTTATCTGTTACTGGATATGCCATGGCAGGCCGAGGTTATCCACTCTGCACTGGCAGGTACGCGCATTACCGGTCGTCTGGATCGGCGTGTATTTCAGTGGCAGGGCAAGACCCTCAATCTGTTGCTCGATGTTGGCCACAACCCCCATGCTGCGCAGTTTCTGGCGCAGCGCATGGCTCAGCGGCCAGTGGTCGGCAAGCGCCTTGCGGTGTTTGGCCTGCTGTCGGACAAGGATCTTGACGGGGTGGTGAGTGAGCTGGTTTCCAGTGTCCAGGACTGGGCCGTGGCACCTTTGCCGACACCTCGTACCCGGCCTGTCGCACAATTGCAGTCGGCCTTGCAGAACCTTGGCGCTGAAGTAGCGTCTTACGACAGTGTTGCGCTGGCGCTTGAAGCGCAATGCGCACGTGCGACGGCCGATGACGAGATTTTGCTGTTCGGATCTTTTTACTGTGTGGCCGAGGCTCTGGAGTGGTTGGCCCGGTACACCGATGAGGAAGCTGCAAATGGCTTTGCTGGATAA
- a CDS encoding FimV/HubP family polar landmark protein, whose amino-acid sequence MVQVRKLVLAIAAASALSSGMAQALGLGELSVKSTLNQPLVAEIELTQAQGLDAAQVVPSLATTADFAQAGVTRQAFLNDLTFTPVINASGKSVLRITSSKPVRDPYVKFLVQVLWPNGRLLREYSLLLDPPKFSPEAAAAAAAAAVPSAPAAAPAQLPAVAPPAAAPAPVAPPAPAQTPEAALPPPAADKPAQYVTTNNDTLWEIAAKVRTAGTVQQTMLAIQALNPDAFIGGNINRLKKGQVLRLPTPQQTTALPQPQALAEVSQQYRAWREGRRLPAGTRQVDATRRTRAGEAPSQVETRDNLSLVSASGKPAAKGASGDADLSNKLAVAQEALDTSRRDNAELKSRMNDLQSQLDKLQRLIELKNDQLAKVQAGAAAPAAPVNPAVPAALVDANGAPLKPAGEVAPEDALAAQVATPAADQPLAVEPVAAQEEDPLNAILNNPVMLGLIGGGVLLILALLLLFLARRRNAKAEAEKHKRMARALAEESDFVSDMDMDVPQASFDGLDVPPPNVKMGAAPAAAAAASRERPADPLVQAEIHIAYGRMNQAIELLEESVKEDPSRDDIRRKLMEIYAEQGNNKAYAAHERKLVAAGKRNAEVEQLKDRYSTEKAPEPVTAPVAAEPVQAPAAPQPAPAPEPAPAVAPQVAVAAAAAAVTAAAVAAELDAKYVEELLAEDPEDPTPVLAPEPEPEPELELELEPEPVAGQPAPVVAEPVVEEDNPFDHDFDLSLDEFDETPVAEVSTINDLDDLLLDEPGISAASDDEELSFESIMQQQKDAQAAAGVDDLADFDLDLSSEEPALKAEDDQLLSLGDDPLDLGEPVPSVEEDLELPEDFDLSLADEIETDQATQAFASEIEDVNAELDRLSQNLEHPPLDEPRFTAEDAALEDEPEFDFLSGTDEAATKLDLARAYIDMGDADGARDILDEVVSEGDDGQKSEAREMLSRLA is encoded by the coding sequence ATGGTTCAGGTTCGTAAACTGGTATTAGCAATTGCTGCGGCTTCGGCGCTGTCATCAGGTATGGCGCAGGCGTTGGGGCTCGGGGAATTGTCGGTAAAGTCGACCCTGAACCAGCCTCTGGTAGCCGAGATTGAATTGACTCAGGCGCAGGGCCTCGATGCTGCACAAGTTGTCCCGAGTCTGGCAACTACTGCAGATTTCGCTCAGGCGGGTGTCACGCGACAGGCATTTCTCAATGACCTGACTTTTACCCCGGTCATCAATGCCAGTGGTAAAAGCGTGTTGCGCATTACTTCCAGCAAGCCGGTGCGCGATCCCTATGTGAAGTTCCTGGTTCAGGTGCTCTGGCCTAATGGCCGGTTGCTGCGTGAATACAGCCTGTTGCTGGATCCGCCGAAGTTCTCGCCAGAGGCCGCCGCGGCGGCTGCCGCTGCCGCAGTTCCTTCCGCCCCGGCAGCAGCGCCTGCGCAATTGCCAGCGGTTGCGCCGCCAGCCGCCGCACCTGCACCTGTTGCGCCGCCTGCTCCAGCCCAGACGCCTGAGGCCGCCTTGCCGCCTCCTGCTGCGGACAAGCCTGCGCAATACGTCACCACCAATAACGATACCTTGTGGGAAATCGCCGCCAAGGTTCGTACGGCGGGCACGGTTCAACAGACCATGCTGGCAATCCAGGCGTTGAACCCCGATGCGTTCATCGGCGGCAACATCAACCGCCTGAAAAAGGGCCAGGTGTTGCGTCTGCCGACGCCTCAGCAAACCACCGCGCTGCCTCAGCCTCAGGCTCTGGCGGAAGTTTCCCAGCAATATCGCGCCTGGCGCGAAGGGCGTCGTCTGCCAGCGGGTACCCGTCAGGTGGATGCTACCCGGCGTACGCGAGCCGGTGAGGCTCCGTCGCAGGTTGAAACCCGTGACAACCTCAGCCTGGTTTCTGCCAGTGGCAAACCTGCTGCCAAAGGTGCGTCAGGTGATGCCGATCTGAGCAACAAGCTGGCCGTGGCCCAGGAAGCGCTTGATACCTCGCGTCGTGACAATGCCGAGCTGAAAAGCCGCATGAACGATCTGCAAAGCCAGCTCGATAAACTGCAACGCCTCATCGAACTCAAGAACGATCAACTGGCCAAGGTGCAAGCCGGGGCAGCAGCGCCTGCCGCGCCCGTCAATCCGGCAGTGCCGGCTGCACTGGTCGACGCCAATGGTGCGCCGCTCAAGCCTGCGGGCGAAGTGGCTCCCGAGGATGCATTGGCTGCTCAGGTGGCGACACCGGCTGCCGATCAGCCTCTGGCCGTTGAACCTGTCGCAGCCCAGGAAGAAGATCCACTCAACGCCATCCTCAACAATCCGGTCATGCTGGGCCTGATCGGTGGTGGGGTTCTTCTGATCCTGGCGCTGTTGCTGCTGTTCCTGGCTCGTCGTCGCAATGCCAAGGCCGAGGCTGAAAAGCACAAGCGCATGGCGCGTGCCCTGGCAGAAGAGTCCGACTTCGTTTCCGATATGGACATGGACGTGCCTCAGGCCAGCTTCGACGGGCTTGATGTGCCGCCGCCTAACGTCAAGATGGGCGCAGCTCCGGCCGCCGCCGCTGCTGCCTCCCGTGAGCGTCCGGCCGATCCGCTGGTTCAGGCCGAAATCCATATTGCTTACGGTCGCATGAATCAGGCGATCGAGCTGCTCGAAGAGTCCGTCAAGGAAGATCCTTCGCGTGACGACATTCGCCGCAAGCTGATGGAAATCTACGCCGAGCAGGGTAACAACAAGGCCTATGCGGCCCACGAACGGAAGCTGGTGGCTGCGGGAAAGCGTAATGCTGAGGTCGAGCAGCTAAAGGATCGATACTCGACCGAGAAGGCCCCGGAACCTGTAACGGCACCGGTGGCTGCTGAACCTGTTCAGGCACCTGCTGCGCCGCAGCCTGCTCCAGCACCAGAGCCAGCGCCTGCCGTTGCTCCGCAGGTTGCCGTTGCAGCCGCTGCGGCGGCGGTCACGGCGGCTGCCGTGGCGGCGGAGCTGGATGCCAAGTATGTCGAAGAGCTTCTGGCCGAGGATCCCGAAGATCCAACGCCTGTGCTTGCTCCTGAACCCGAGCCAGAGCCAGAGCTTGAGCTTGAGCTGGAACCCGAGCCTGTTGCCGGGCAGCCTGCACCTGTGGTGGCTGAACCTGTTGTCGAAGAAGACAATCCGTTCGATCACGATTTCGATCTGAGCCTGGACGAGTTCGACGAAACGCCTGTGGCCGAGGTTTCCACGATCAACGATCTGGACGACCTGTTGCTGGACGAACCGGGTATTTCGGCTGCAAGTGACGACGAAGAATTGAGCTTCGAGTCGATCATGCAGCAGCAGAAAGATGCCCAGGCGGCGGCCGGTGTCGATGATCTGGCCGATTTCGATCTGGATCTTTCGTCGGAAGAGCCAGCGCTCAAGGCCGAGGATGATCAGTTGTTGAGCCTGGGTGACGATCCTCTCGATCTGGGTGAGCCCGTACCTTCAGTCGAGGAAGATCTGGAGCTGCCTGAAGATTTCGATCTGTCGCTGGCTGATGAGATTGAAACCGATCAGGCGACCCAGGCGTTCGCTTCCGAGATCGAAGACGTCAACGCCGAGCTGGATCGTCTTTCCCAGAATCTGGAGCATCCACCGCTCGATGAGCCTCGCTTCACGGCTGAAGATGCGGCACTGGAAGACGAACCTGAGTTCGACTTCCTGTCGGGTACCGATGAGGCGGCGACCAAGCTGGATCTGGCGCGTGCCTATATCGACATGGGTGATGCCGACGGGGCTCGGGATATTCTCGACGAAGTGGTCAGCGAAGGGGATGACGGTCAGAAGAGTGAAGCACGCGAGATGTTGTCGCGACTGGCCTGA
- a CDS encoding CvpA family protein encodes MPFTPVDWAIIGIVAISALISIKRGFVKEALSLLTWIIAGVVAWMFGAGLSLYLVNYIDTPSARVIASCIILFVATLLVGAMVNFLIGELIRVTGLSGTDRFLGMVFGAARGGLLVVVAVGLLSLGPVQQDQWWQESRLLPQFLMVADWSKNLILGMSSQWLASGISIPAELPFKEQILPATMPQEVLGKSSSTK; translated from the coding sequence GTGCCATTTACTCCGGTTGACTGGGCGATTATCGGAATTGTCGCCATTTCCGCTCTGATCAGCATCAAGCGCGGCTTCGTCAAGGAAGCCCTGTCTCTGCTGACCTGGATCATCGCGGGCGTCGTGGCCTGGATGTTCGGTGCGGGGCTGTCCCTCTATCTGGTCAATTACATCGATACACCTTCAGCCCGCGTGATCGCGAGCTGCATCATTCTGTTCGTCGCCACATTGCTGGTCGGCGCCATGGTCAACTTTCTTATCGGCGAACTGATTCGCGTCACCGGGCTTTCCGGGACCGATCGTTTTCTGGGTATGGTCTTCGGCGCTGCGCGCGGAGGGCTGCTTGTCGTGGTAGCGGTCGGGCTGCTGAGCCTCGGCCCTGTACAACAGGATCAATGGTGGCAGGAATCAAGGCTGCTGCCGCAATTTCTCATGGTTGCTGACTGGTCGAAAAACCTGATTCTCGGGATGTCCAGTCAGTGGCTCGCCAGCGGCATCAGCATTCCTGCTGAGCTGCCGTTCAAGGAGCAGATCCTGCCGGCTACCATGCCGCAGGAAGTGCTTGGTAAATCAAGTTCCACTAAGTAG
- the truA gene encoding tRNA pseudouridine(38-40) synthase TruA yields the protein MAAEGFSRIALGVEYKGSRYCGWQRQASGVLTVQETLEDALSKVAASPVSLMCAGRTDAGVHACGQVVHFDTRAERTMKAWVMGANINLPHDISVTWAKVMPSHFHARFKAIARRYRYVIYNDQIRPAHLGQEITWNHRPLDVERMAEAAAYLVGTHDFSAFRAGQCQAKSPVKQLHHLRVTRHGKMIVIDVRANAFLHHMVRNIAGVLMTIGAGERPVEWARDVLESRVRRTGGVTAHPYGLYLVQVEYRDEFPLPERYIGPHFLTGFSELGG from the coding sequence ATGGCTGCCGAGGGCTTTTCCCGAATCGCGCTGGGCGTCGAATACAAGGGCTCGCGCTATTGCGGCTGGCAGCGTCAGGCGTCTGGCGTTCTGACGGTGCAGGAAACCCTTGAGGATGCCTTGTCCAAAGTCGCAGCCTCACCTGTTTCACTGATGTGCGCCGGGCGTACCGATGCCGGTGTGCATGCCTGCGGTCAGGTTGTGCATTTCGATACCAGGGCTGAGCGCACCATGAAGGCCTGGGTCATGGGGGCTAATATCAATCTGCCCCACGATATCAGCGTCACCTGGGCCAAGGTCATGCCGTCCCATTTCCATGCGCGCTTCAAGGCCATTGCCCGCCGCTATCGTTACGTGATCTACAACGATCAGATTCGCCCGGCGCACCTTGGCCAGGAAATCACCTGGAATCACAGGCCGCTGGATGTCGAGCGGATGGCCGAGGCTGCCGCGTATCTGGTCGGCACCCATGACTTCAGCGCCTTTCGTGCCGGGCAATGCCAGGCCAAGTCGCCGGTCAAGCAGTTGCATCATTTGCGCGTCACCCGGCATGGCAAGATGATCGTCATCGATGTGCGGGCCAATGCCTTCCTGCACCATATGGTGCGCAATATCGCGGGCGTGTTGATGACCATCGGTGCAGGGGAGCGGCCGGTGGAGTGGGCGCGTGATGTGCTCGAAAGCCGGGTCCGTCGCACCGGTGGTGTCACGGCGCATCCTTACGGGCTGTATCTGGTGCAAGTGGAGTACCGGGACGAGTTTCCGTTGCCGGAGCGTTATATCGGGCCGCACTTTCTTACAGGCTTCAGCGAACTTGGCGGCTGA